ATAAAAATGATGGTTAATGATAGTGATATTAAGGATACAGAAAGAGTAATGATTGAAAAAATTATAGACTTTGAAGATAAAGTAGCAAGAGAAGTTATGATACCAAGAACTTCTATGTTTGCACTTGATATTGATTCAAATATTGAAGAAATTTTTACTTCAGAAGATATTATTAGATTTTCAAGAATACCTGTATATAAAGAAGATTTAGATAATATAGTTGGGATATTACACACTAAGAGTTTATTGAAAAAAGCATATGAAATAGGTTTTGAAAATATTAAAATAAAAGAAATTCTTCAAGAGGCATATTTTGTACCTGAAACAAAAAAAATACAGTCATTATTTATTGAAATGAAAACTTTAAAAAAACATATTGCTATATTGATAGATGAATACGGAGGAGTATCAGGTATAGTAACCTTAGAAGACTTACTTGAGGAAATTGTTGGTAATATTAATGATGAATATGATTTAGAACACGAAGATATTCAAAAAATTGGACAAAATAAATATATGATTAGTTCTTCTATTAGTTTAAACGATTTTAATGATTATTTTAATTTTAATATTGAATCCAATCATTATGATTCTTTAAATGGAATATTAATTGAAAAATTAGGTTTTATACCTTTAGATAATAAGATTAAAGATATAGTTTTTGATCAATTTAAAATAAAAATAATAAAAGTGAATAATAAGAGAATTGAGAAGGTAATTTTAGAAATTTTATAAGAGGGTGAAAGTATGAAAATATTTGTATTAAATAGTGGTAGTTCATCTTTAAAGTTTTCTGTAATTGATACTGCCAGCGAAGTAGTTTTAATTAAAGGATTATGCGAAAGAATTGGGATTGAAAATTCTAGATTCAGTATAAAAAATTTTGTTAAAAATAAAAAAATTGACAAAATTCCAGAATTATTCCCTAATCATAAAAGAGCTTTAGAATTTGTATTAAATGTATTGGTAGATTCAGAATTTGGTGTTTTTGAAACTGTAGATCAAATACAAGCTATTGGACATAGGGTAGTTCATGGAGGTGAAGAGTTTACTGAGCCACTTTTGATTAATGATAAAAATATTTTATCTTTAGAAAAAATTTCAACATTAGCTCCATTACATAACCCTGCAAATGTTATGGGTATAAAAGTAATGAGAGAATTACTACCAAATATACCTAATGTAGCTGTATTTGATACTGCTTTTCATTCAACTATGCCAGCTAAAGCATTTATGTATGCAATACCTTATGAAGAATATGAAAAGTTAAAAATAAGAAAATATGGATTCCATGGGACAAGTCATAAATATGTATATAAAGTTGCAGAAAAATTATTGCTTGAAAAAGGTGTTAATAAACCTTATGGTGGATATAAAATAATAAGTTGTCATTTAGGAAACGGTGCTTCAATTACCGCAATAAAAGATGGTAAAGTTTTAGATACCTCTATGGGATTTACTCCACTTGCTGGATTAGTAATGGGTACTCGTTGTGGTGATATAGATCCATCTATTGTTTTACATATAATGCAAGAGTATCACCTATCAGTTGAAGAAATGAGTCAGAAACTAAATAAAAGATCTGGAGTTTTAGGTATATTTGGAAAGAGTTCTGATAATAGAGAACTTACAGAAGCAATGTTAAATGGTGATGAAAGAGCTAAATTAGCTTTTGATATGTTAGCCTATAGTATTCAAAAATTTATAGGTTCATATTATATTCTTTTACAAGGAGTAGATGCAATAGTATTTACAGGTGGAATAGGTGAAAATTCAAGTGAAACAAGACAAAAAGTTTGTGAAAATCTTGAGTTTATGAATATAAATTTAGATTATGATAAAAATAAAATTAGAGTTTCAGGAGATGTAGATTTAAGTTTAGAAAATTCTAAAACTAGTATATTTAAAATAGAAACTAATGAGGAACTTATGATTTCTATTGAAACATATAATTTATTGAAAGGATAGTTAATGAGTAAAAAATTGATAGCAACAGATATGGATGGGACATTATTAAATAGTGAACATCTAATTCCAGAGATAAATAAGGAATATATTATTAAAATACAAGAAGAAGGTCATGTATTTGTACTTGCTAGTGGAAGGCCAACATTTGCTATGGTTGAACAATCAAAAGAGCTTAGAATGGATGAATTTGGAGGATATATTATTTCATATAATGGAGGGGAAATTTTAGAATGTAAAACTTCTAAAAGAATATATAGTTTAAGTATTGATAAAAAAGAAGTTTTAGAAATTTATGACTATGCATTGAAAAATAATTTATCTATTCTAATATATAGTCAGGGTAGACTTTTTGCAAATGAGGTAAATGAATATACAATAGTTGAAGCTGAAATTACAAATGCTAAAATTGAATTAATTAATGATTTTAAAGATGTTGATTTAGATAATGTTTCTAAATGTATGTTACTTTCTAATCCAGATTCTTTAATAGAACATGAGAAAAAATTAAAAGCAAGTCATTTAACAGATAAACTATTTTTTGCAAGGTCTTTACCTATATTTTTAGAAATTGTTAATAAAGATGTAGATAAAGGTAAAACTTTAAATAAATTAATGGAAATATTAAATATAGATAAAGAAAATACTATTTCTGCAGGTGATAGTTATAACGATATCCCTTTATTAGAAGTAAGTTCTTTAAAAGTTGTTCCTTCAAATGCTAAGCCAGAATTAAAAGAAATGGCAGACTATGTTGGTGTAAGTAATGAAGAAGGAATATTAGCAGACCTAATTAAAAAATTTATACTTAATTAAGTAATTATCGTGTTTATACTATTTACAAGCTAAGTAAAATATGATATTATTAGTAATGAAATAAAAAATGGAGGAAAAAAATGAGAAAGATTATCGTTGCAGGAAACTGGAAAATGAATAAAACAAGAACTGAGACAGAAAAATTCTTTAAAGAATTATTACCATTAGTTGAAGGTAAAACAGTTGAAATGGTTATTGCGGCACCATTTACAAATCTTGAAACTGCTATAAGAGAAACAAAAGGTAGTAATATTAAAATAGCAGCACAAAATATGAATCCAAAAGAAAATGGAGCATATACTGGAGAAGTTTCTCCTTTAATGTTAAAAGATTTAGGTGTTGAATATGTTTTAGTAGGACATTCTGAAAGAAGAGAATACTACAAAGAATCAAATGAATTTATAAATGAAAAAGTATGTTCTGCTATAGATCATGGTTTAAAACCAATATTATGTTTTGGAGAAACTTTAGAACAAAGAGAATCTAATATTACTGAAAAAGTTGTTGAAGAACAATTAAGAGAAGGATTAAAAGGTGTTTGTGAAAAAGGAATATTAAATGTAGTATTAGCTTATGAACCAGTGTGGGCTATAGGAACAGGTAAAACAGCTACATTTGAACAAGCTCAAGAAGTTCATGCATTTATTAGAAAATTATTAACTGAAATGTATAATGAAGAAATAGCAAATGAAATTACAATACAATATGGTGGTTCAATGAAACCTGAAAATGCTTTAGAATTAATGTCACAAAATGATATAGATGGTGGATTAATTGGTGGAGCTGCATTAGAACCTGCAAGCTTTGCTAAGCTTGTTGAAGCTGGTTCTAGTATATAAGGAGGATTAAATAATGAAAACATTATTGGTAATCTTATTAGTGGTATTAGCCATTATTTTAATAGGTGTAATTTTAATACAACCTGATAGAAGTCGTGGAATTGCTAAAACTGCTAATGTTTTAGATCAAGAGAAAGAAGGAATAGAAAAATTTACAGAATATGTTGCTTTTTTATTCTTGTTTGTTGCAATTTTATATAATATTATAAGATAAATATTAAAAAACATACATTTTTACTAGTTTAAACTTGACAAAGCTAAAAAAAAGTGTATAATAATATTGATTATTAATTAAGGAGGATGTGTTTATGTCAAAAAAAGGATTTGTTGAAGAATATGCTAAATTAACAGGAGAAACTAAAAAAAGATCTGAAGAGTTAGTTAATGCTTTCTTAGAAACAGTTGAAAAATTAGTTGTTAAAGGTGAAGATGTACAATTTGTTGGATGGGGATCATTCAAAGTTCAAGAAAGAAAAGAAAGAGAAGGAATCAACCCTAAAACTCAAAAAGAAATCAAAATACCTGCTAAAAAAGTATTAAAATTCAAAGTTGGTAAAAAATTCGCTGAAAAAGTTTCAAAAGCAAAATAGTAATATATAAGACTACATCTTAGGATGTAGTTTTTTTTACAAAAATGTATTTTTGAAATTTTATGCAAACGGTTTAATAGTTGACAAATCAATCTGAATAGTATAAAATATATTTAGATTATAAATGGAGGAAAATATGGATAAAAAAGTATTGAAGGATAAGATTTTACTATCTTTGAGAAGACAATATAGTAAAACTTTAGAAGATGCAAAAGAATATGAAATATATTATGCTGTTGCAAGAGCAACTATGGACGAGATTACAGAACATTGGTATAATACTAAAAAAACTAGACAACAAGATCAAGTAAAACAAATGTATTATTTATCTGCTGAATTCTTAATGGGTAGATACATGAGTAATAACTTAATCAATTTAAGATACAATGATGTTATGAGAGAAGTATTAGAAGAATTAGGTGTAGATATTAATAAATTAGAAGACTATGAAATGGACGCTGGATTAGGTAATGGAGGATTAGGTAGATTAGCTGCTTGTTTCTTAGATTCATTAGCTACATTAGGTTTACCTGGACATGGTTATGGTTTAAGATATAAATATGGAATGTTTGAACAAAAAATAGAAAATGGATTCCAAGTTGAGTATCCAGATGATTGGCAACAATATGGTACTCCTTGGTGTGTAAAAAGAATTGATAGAGTATTTGAGGTTAAGTTTGGTGGAGATATAGAAATTCATAAAGATGAAGTAGGTAAAGAGTATTTCAAAAGAGTTAATACGGAAAATGTATTAGCAGTTGCGTATGATGTACCAGTTATAGGATATGGAAATAATGTTATTAATACATTAAGATTATGGGAAGCAAGATCTCCTGAAGGTTTTGATTTAAAATTATTTAACTCTCAAAACTATATTTTAGCATCTGAAAAAGAAGTTAGAGCTAAAGATATTTCAAGAGTTTTATATCCTAATGATACTGAAAGAGAAGGTAAAATATTAAGACTTAAACAACAATTTTTCTTTACATCAGCTTCATTACAAGATATTATAAGAAGACATAAAGCTACATTTGGTAATAATTTTGCTTTATTGCCGGAAAAAGTTGCTATACAGTTAAATGATACACACCCTGTTGTGGCTATTCCTGAATTAATGAGAATATTATTAGATCAAGAAAAATTAAGTTGGGATGAAGCATGGGAAATTTCTAAAAAAGTATTTGCATATACTAACCATACTATATTATCAGAAGCTTTAGAAAAATGGGAAATAAATATATTTAGACCATTATTACCAAGAATTTATCAAATTATAGAAGAAATCAATAGAAGATTCTTAATAGAGTTATCTAATAAAGTAAATGGTGACTACGATAAGATTAAGAGAATGAGTATAATTGGTGATGATAAGGTTAAAATGGCATGGCTTGCAATAGTTGGTTCACATGCAGTAAATGGAGTTGCTGAATTACATACAGAAATATTAAAAAACCAAGAATTAAAAGATTGGTATGAATTATATCCTGAAAAATTCCAAAATAAAACTAATGGAATAACACAAAGAAGATGGTTATTAAATGCTAACCCAGAATTAGCATCATTAATAACAGAATTAATTGGAGATAAATGGATAGTTGATTTAACAGAACTTAAAAAATTAGAAGCATACTTAGACGATGAAAATGTCTTAAATAGACTTTCTGATATTAAAAAAGAAAATAAAGTTAAATTAGCTAAATATATAAAAGAAACAACTGGAGTAGAAGTTGATGTAAATTCAATATTTGATATTCAAGTTAAAAGATTACATGAATATAAACGTCAATTATTAAATGTTTTACATATTATGGATTTATATAATAAATTAAAAGAAAATCCTTTATTAGATGTAACACCTCGTACATTTATATTCGGTGCAAAAGCAGCTCCAGGATATAGAAGAGCTAAAGGTATAATTAAATTAATTAATACAGTTGCTGAAGTTGTAAACAATGATACAAGTATTAATAATAAAATTAAAGTTGTATTCTTAGAAAACTATAGAGTATCATTAGCTGAAAAAATATTCCCAGCAGCAGATATTTCTGAACAAATATCTACTGCAGGTAAAGAAGCTTCTGGAACAGGTAATATGAAATTTATGTTAAATGGTGCACTTACATTAGGTACTATGGATGGTGCAAATGTTGAAATAGTTGAAGAAGTTGGAATAGAAAATGCATATATCTTTGGATTAAAAGCAGATGAAGTTTTAAGATTAGAAGGATATGGAAAATATGATCCAAGAGTAGATTATGAAACAGTAGAAGGTCTGAAAAAAGTTTTAGAACAATTAATAGACGGTACTTATGATGATTCTCATACAGGTATTTTCAGAGAATTATATAATTCATTATTAAATGGAGTTGAAGGTAATAGACCTGACGTATACTTTGTTCTAAAAGATTTTGCTGATTATAGAAAAGCTCAAGAGAAAATTAGTAAAGATTATAAAGATCAAAAAACTTGGTTAAGAAAATCATTAATTAATATTGCAAATGGTGGTAAGTTCAGTTCTGATAGAACTATACAAGATTATGCTGAAAATATTTGGAATATTAAACCATCTTTACCACGTAATTACATTACTGAATAATTAAAATTAATAGTATAAAAACCTTATAAACAATAGTGTTTATAAGGTTTTTTTTTGTTTAAAAAATAGATTTTTGCAAAAAAATAAAGTGTAAAAAAATTTTTATAAAAAAATAAAAAAAAACTAGTAAAAACATTGACTTTTAGCAATAATTATGGTATAAATTAGTAAAAGGTGGTAGAAAATGGGTTTTTGTGGTAAAAAGTGGTAGATTTTATGGAAGGAGGTGTGGTGTATGTTTATTGGTGAATATAGTTGTAGCGTTGATAATAAGGGACGTTTAATGTTACCAGCAAAATTCAGAGAACTTTTAAATGGTGAGAATTTCTATATTACTAAAGGTGTAAATGGGCAAATAGATTTATATAATTTAGAAAATTGGAAAGAAGTTGTAGAAAAATTATCAAAAGTAAAACAAACTGATGAAAAAGCAACAAAGTTTAAAAGGTTTATAATTGGATCAGCACAAGAAATAGAGCTAGATAGCCATGGAAGACTTACAGTTACATCTACTTTAAAAAAATATTCTGATTTATCAAAAAAAGCCACAGTAATTGGTATGGGAAATAAAATTGAAATTTGGGATACAGAAAAACTAGATAACTATAGAAGTGATGAAGATATTAATGAAATAATTGGAGAAATTGATATAGACTTTTAATAGAAAGGCGGTAATTTATGGAATATCATTTACCGGTTCTATACAATGAAGTTTTAGATAATATCATAGAAGAGAAAGACTTAATATATATGGATTGCACACTTGGTGGAGGAGGACATAGTGAAGGTATTTTATCAAAATCTACAGATAAATCAAAACTTATTGCTATAGACCAAGATGAAAATGCAATCAAATTTGCAGGAAAAAGATTAGAAAAATATGGAAATAAAATAAGTATTTTTAAAAATAATTTTGAAAATTTAGATGTAGTAGCTTATTTAGCTGGCTACGATAAGGTTGATAGAATATTAATGGATATCGGAGTATCATCAAAGCAATTAGATGATGATAAAAGAGGATTCTCATATAGAAAAGAAGCTAAATTAGATATGCGTATGGATGAGACACAAGATATTAGCGCATATGAAGTTATAAATAATTTCAAGGAAGAAGAAATTGCAGATATTTTGTATAAATATGGTGAAGAACCAAAATCAAGAAAGATAGCTAAATATATTGTTGAATATAGAAAAAATAAAAAAATTGAAACTACAATAGAATTAGCTGATATAGTAATTAAAGCTATAGGAAAGAGTATGAAGAAGCATCCTGCTAAAAGAACTTTTCAAGCAATAAGAATATATGTTAATAGAGAACTTGAAGTTCTAGAAAAAGCATTAGATAAATCAATAGAATTACTTAACCCAGGTGGTAGATTATTGGTTATAACGTTTCATTCTTTAGAGGATAGAATAGTAAAAGAGAAATTTAGGAAATATGAAAATCCATGTACTTGTCCATATGATTTACCAACATGTATTTGTGGGAATAAATCAAAAGGTAGAGTACTTACAAGAAAACCTATAATTTCAAAGGAAGAAGAATTAGAAGTAAATAATAGAGCACACTCAGCAAAATTAAGAGTGTTTGTAAAAGGAGAAGAATAATGAGAAAAGAAAAAGTAATGAAAAATGTAATAGTATCAAGAAAAAGAAATAGAGTAATATTATTAAATTATTTAGAAAAGGTTGCATTAATAAAATTAGTTTTATTCATATTACCATTAGCAGCTGTTGGATTAATAAGCATAGTAACTGAATATAACTTAACAAACATAGCACGTGAAAATTATGCTAATAATAAAGGAATAGAAAGAGTTGAAAAAGAAATTGACTCAATAAAATCAGAATTAATAGCTATATCTAATGTTGTAAACATTCAAAAAGAAAGTAAAAATTTAGGATTTGTATATAATCAAAATGTAAAATACATAAAATAATTGCTTTATTAATTTAAAGCAATTTTTTTATTGAATAAATCTTTTAAATAAAGTATAATGAATAATAAAGAATTAGAGGTGAAAAATGAAAAAATATATATCTTGGAATGTAAATGGATTAAGAGCTTGTATTAAGAAAGGGTTTTTAGAATATTTTAATGAACAAAAACCAAATATTATAGGATTACAAGAAATAAAAATGAGTGAGGGACAATTAGATTTACAACTTGAAGGATACTTTACTTATTATAATTATGCTGAAAAAAAAGGTTATTCAGGAACAGCAATATTTACTGATGTTGAACCTATTTCAATAAGCTATGGTATAGGCATAGAAGAACATGATAAAGAAGGTAGAGTAATTACAGCAGAATTTGATGATTATTATTTTATCACAGTGTATACGCCTAATTCTAAAAGCGAGTTAGAAAGATTAGATTATCGTATGATATGGGAAGATGAATTTAGAGCTTATTTAAAAAATTTAGAAAAAAATAAGCCAGTAATTGTTTGTGGTGATTTAAACGTTGCTCATAAAGAAATAGATTTAAAAAATCCTAAAACTAATACAAGGAGTGCTGGATTTACTATTGAGGAAAGAAATAAATTTACAGAATTAGTTAATGATGGATTTATAGACACATTTAGATATTTTTATCCAGAAAAAGAACATGCTTATTCTTGGTGGTCATATAGAGGTAATGCTAGAAAAAATAATACAGGCTGGAGAATAGATTATTTTTGTGTTTCAGAAGTATTAAAAGATAGATTAGTTGATGCAGAAATACATTCAGAAGTAGAGGGTTCAGACCATTGTCCTGTCCTTTTATATATTAAATAAATTTACTCACCTAAAGGTGAGTTTTTTTAATATAAATATATTATTTTTTATTGAATTTTTTCAATTTTTGTGATATATTTATTTTGTATAAAAAAGAAAGGAGAATACGCATAAAGTCGTATTATCACGATTATGTTAAAGACACAAAAAGAATTAATGGAATATGTTATTCATGCAACAGAAAAAAGAATGAAAAGACCATTTTCAAAACTTGCATTGTTATCTATATTAGGTGGAATGTTTATAGCTTTTGGATCAGTTGGTAATATTATTACAGCAGCTAATTTAATAGAAACAAATGCTGGAATTGCAAAGTTTTTCGGAGCAGCAGTTTTCCCAGTAGGACTTATAGCTATTGTAGTTTTAGGGTTAGAATTATTTACTAGTAATTGTATGATGACTATAGCTCATGTAGAAAAGAAAATAAATATCTTAAAAATGCTTAAAATTTTAGTAATAGTTTGGATTTTTAATTTAGTTGGGTCTATATTTGTAGCATATATTACATATCAAACTCACACTCTAAGTGATGCAGGTATAACTTTTTTATCTCATTTAGCTGAACATAAAACACATACATCTGCTTATGATTTAATTTTAAAAGGTATATTATGCAACGTTTTAGTTTGTGGTGCAAGTTTATTAGGATATATAGCTAAAGATGGTATATCAAAAATATTTGGAATTTGGTTTCCAATAATGTTATTTATTATTTTAGGTTATGATCACGTTGTTGCAAATATGCTATATTTACCATTATCATTAATGCACGGTGTAGAAGGAGTTACTTTTTTAAATGTTTCATATAACTTTATTTTTGTAACTATAGGAAACTTTATTGGTGGTGGATTAGTTATTGGTTTAACATTATGGTATTGTAACAAAGATTAGGAGTTGAATGTATGAAAAAAGCAACAGTAATTACTTATGGTTGTCAAATGAATGTAAATGAAAGTGCAAAAATAAAAAAAATATTTAAAAATATGGGATATGAAGTAGTAGAAGAAATAGATGATTGTGATGCTGTATTTTTAAATACTTGTACAGTAAGAGAAGGTGCTGCTACTCAAATTTATGGTAAATTAGGTGAATTAATAGAATTAAAGAAGAGAAAAGGTACTATTATAGGTATTACAGGTTGTTTTGCTCAAGAGGCTGGATTTGAGTTAATTAAGAAATTTCCAATGATAGATATAGTTATGGGAAATCAAAACATAGGTCGTATTCCAGATGCAATAGAAAAGATATTAAATCATGAAAGTGAACATGAAGTTTATACAGATAATGAAGATGTTTTACCACCAAGATTAGATGCTGATTTTGGTGGAGATAAGACAGCCTCTATTTCTATAAGTTATGGTTGTGATAAACGTTGTAGTTTCTGCATAGTTCCATATGTTAGAGGAAAAGAAAGATCTGTTCCTATGGAAGATATATTACTTGATGTAAAACATTACTTAAAAAAAGGTGCTAAAGAGATAGTTTTATTAGGACAAAATGTTAATGCATATGGTAAAAAATTTAAAAATGGAGATACTTTTGCTAAACTTTTAGATGAAATTTGTAAAATAGAAGGAGATTATATTCTTAGATTTACTTCGCCTCATCCAAGAGATTTTACTGACGATGTAATAGATGTGATAGCGAAGAACGAGAAAATTGCAAGATGTATTCATATGCCATTACAATCTGGTTCAACAAAAATACTAAAAAATATGTTAAGAGGATATACAAAAGAGCAATTTTTAACTCTTGCTGAAAAAATAAAAGAAAGAATTCCTGGTGCTTCACTTACAACAGATATTATTGTTGGATTTCCTGGAGAAACAGATGAGGACTTTCAAGATACATTAGATGTTGTAGAAAAAGTAGGATTTGAAAATGCATATATTTTTATGTACTCAATAAGAAGAGGAACAAGAGCGGCTACAATGGAAAATCAGGTTCCTGAAGAAGTGAAAAAAGAAAGATTACATAAATTAAATAACTTACAAGATAGATGTGCGTATAAAGAGAGTGTTAAATACTTAAATAAAGTTGTTAGAGTATTAGTTGAAGGACCAAGTAAGAAAAATAAAGAAGTGTTAACAGGAAGAACTTCAACTAATAAAGTAGTTTTATTTAAAGGTGAAGACAAATTATATAGAGGTCGTTTTGTAAATGTAAAAATAAATGATTGTAAAACTTGGACTTTGTACGGTGAAATAGTATAAAAAATAGTGTTTATGAGGGTTAAAACCCACAATATTTTGTGTTTTTTAACTCTCAATTTTTTTTAATTTATTCTAATTCGTTTTAATATAATTTACAATGGCTAACAGTTGGCTTAAAAAAATATAGAGTCTATTTAGTACTCTAATAAATTAATCACCTCTAAAAGATCTTCAATATCCCAGTGTGTATATACTCCATCAGTTACATTTGTTTCTTCATGACCGACAATGTTTTTTATTTTGGAAACACTTACATTTAGCTTTCTCATTTTAGTAATAAAAGTATGTCTAATTGAGTGAAGATTTGATACAAAATCTTCTTCTCCATGCATTTTTTTGAAATTAACATGTATTGTTCCGTATTTAAGATTCTTGAATAAATGTTCGCCTTTGTTCATATTTTCTTTTATTATTGGCAAAATTTTATCGTGAATTGGTATTTTTCTATTTAAACCTGCCTCAGTCTTTGATCCAGTAATTAAATATTTTTCTTTTAAAAATATATTTTTATTTTTAATACGGATTAAATCAATGGTTCTCATTCCAGTATAGAATAATATTAGAATCATTGCAGCATATTTATTAGTTTTCTTTTTATAAATATTCCATAATTTCTGAACAAATTCATTAGAATAAACACATCTATCTATTACTCTAATTTGGTTATCTGATCTACTTAAAAGAGCTGCTATATTATTGGTTGTTATTTCGTTTTTTATTGCATCTAAATAAATGTTTTTTAATACTATTAATGCCCTTTTAGTAGTTGAAACTGGATGTTCATCTAATAAGATTTGATAATCTTTATATTTCAAAAATATAAAAAGTTCTGTAAGTATTGGTTCAAATATAATGGTAAAAGCCCTTATATAATCTTCAACTGTTTTTTCAGTTTTTATATTTTTAGCATGTTTAGAATTTTTCCATAATTCTAACATGTCTGATAAAGTAAGTTCAGAATTTTCTAAATTATATTTTTTTAGATTAAAATCTCTTAAAATTGTCTCTGCTTCTTTTAGAGTTTTAGCTGAACCTATGACTTTTCTAGTAAATTTTCCTTTAGAATTAATGTATGCTGGTCCTCTAACTATAAATGGTTTTCTTAGTGGTCTATTTTTAATTTTATAAATTGATCCTGTTCCGTTTGGTTTTCTCATTTTACTCACTCTCCTTTATTTTTTTAATCATTTCAATTAGTAGAGTTGAGTAAATTTCTATATCAAAAAGTTTGAATAATTTATATACTTCTAAGTGATACTTAAAAGTTTTTTTTGTAATAATAAAATCAAGAAATATATCTTTCTTTTTCTTATTTCTAGATAAATAAATCAATGAATAATAATAAATCCATGTATATTCATCTTTTAATAGTTTTTCTGAAACTAAAAGTCTTGGTTCATTAAAGATCCATACTATTTTAGCTTTCTTTTCATTAGAAAAAACATTTCTAACTTGTAATTTTTGCTTTTTTTTAGCATAACAATCACTCCTTAAATTTTAAAGTTAATATATTATGCCTCGATTTTATTAAATTTTGTCTTTTAAAAATTTTTCTACATGCTTTAAATATCTTTTTATGTCTTTTTCAGACATCAAAGTAATTTTAGATAATAATGCTTCATTTATTGTTAAAATAGAATCTAAAATAGGGTTTGTATCATCCTTTTCAGTATTATTATCATCTAGTAAAAAATAGTTTATATCTTTTCCAAATATTTTTGAAAGAATTGTTAAATTTTCAAGTGGAATATTTTTTGTATATCCATTTTCATATGCTTTTATTTTTGACACATTTATTCCAGATAATTCTGCTAATCTTTCCATAGTTAATTTTAATCTTTTTCTTTCACTTTTCAATTTTTTATCTATAGACATAAAAATCTCTCCTTTCAAAAATATTATAACATATAATTTAAAAAATATAAAATAAAATAGAAAATTTAAACGTTATTCTTTCTTAAAAACAAATACCCCTCAAATTTCAAAAATAAACCACCTAGGAGCATTGAAAATTGTTTTTTTGACAAATTATAGC
This genomic stretch from Streptobacillus felis harbors:
- a CDS encoding glycogen/starch/alpha-glucan phosphorylase, with translation MDKKVLKDKILLSLRRQYSKTLEDAKEYEIYYAVARATMDEITEHWYNTKKTRQQDQVKQMYYLSAEFLMGRYMSNNLINLRYNDVMREVLEELGVDINKLEDYEMDAGLGNGGLGRLAACFLDSLATLGLPGHGYGLRYKYGMFEQKIENGFQVEYPDDWQQYGTPWCVKRIDRVFEVKFGGDIEIHKDEVGKEYFKRVNTENVLAVAYDVPVIGYGNNVINTLRLWEARSPEGFDLKLFNSQNYILASEKEVRAKDISRVLYPNDTEREGKILRLKQQFFFTSASLQDIIRRHKATFGNNFALLPEKVAIQLNDTHPVVAIPELMRILLDQEKLSWDEAWEISKKVFAYTNHTILSEALEKWEINIFRPLLPRIYQIIEEINRRFLIELSNKVNGDYDKIKRMSIIGDDKVKMAWLAIVGSHAVNGVAELHTEILKNQELKDWYELYPEKFQNKTNGITQRRWLLNANPELASLITELIGDKWIVDLTELKKLEAYLDDENVLNRLSDIKKENKVKLAKYIKETTGVEVDVNSIFDIQVKRLHEYKRQLLNVLHIMDLYNKLKENPLLDVTPRTFIFGAKAAPGYRRAKGIIKLINTVAEVVNNDTSINNKIKVVFLENYRVSLAEKIFPAADISEQISTAGKEASGTGNMKFMLNGALTLGTMDGANVEIVEEVGIENAYIFGLKADEVLRLEGYGKYDPRVDYETVEGLKKVLEQLIDGTYDDSHTGIFRELYNSLLNGVEGNRPDVYFVLKDFADYRKAQEKISKDYKDQKTWLRKSLINIANGGKFSSDRTIQDYAENIWNIKPSLPRNYITE
- the mraZ gene encoding division/cell wall cluster transcriptional repressor MraZ, whose translation is MFIGEYSCSVDNKGRLMLPAKFRELLNGENFYITKGVNGQIDLYNLENWKEVVEKLSKVKQTDEKATKFKRFIIGSAQEIELDSHGRLTVTSTLKKYSDLSKKATVIGMGNKIEIWDTEKLDNYRSDEDINEIIGEIDIDF
- the rsmH gene encoding 16S rRNA (cytosine(1402)-N(4))-methyltransferase RsmH, whose protein sequence is MEYHLPVLYNEVLDNIIEEKDLIYMDCTLGGGGHSEGILSKSTDKSKLIAIDQDENAIKFAGKRLEKYGNKISIFKNNFENLDVVAYLAGYDKVDRILMDIGVSSKQLDDDKRGFSYRKEAKLDMRMDETQDISAYEVINNFKEEEIADILYKYGEEPKSRKIAKYIVEYRKNKKIETTIELADIVIKAIGKSMKKHPAKRTFQAIRIYVNRELEVLEKALDKSIELLNPGGRLLVITFHSLEDRIVKEKFRKYENPCTCPYDLPTCICGNKSKGRVLTRKPIISKEEELEVNNRAHSAKLRVFVKGEE
- a CDS encoding exodeoxyribonuclease III codes for the protein MKKYISWNVNGLRACIKKGFLEYFNEQKPNIIGLQEIKMSEGQLDLQLEGYFTYYNYAEKKGYSGTAIFTDVEPISISYGIGIEEHDKEGRVITAEFDDYYFITVYTPNSKSELERLDYRMIWEDEFRAYLKNLEKNKPVIVCGDLNVAHKEIDLKNPKTNTRSAGFTIEERNKFTELVNDGFIDTFRYFYPEKEHAYSWWSYRGNARKNNTGWRIDYFCVSEVLKDRLVDAEIHSEVEGSDHCPVLLYIK
- a CDS encoding formate/nitrite transporter family protein codes for the protein MLKTQKELMEYVIHATEKRMKRPFSKLALLSILGGMFIAFGSVGNIITAANLIETNAGIAKFFGAAVFPVGLIAIVVLGLELFTSNCMMTIAHVEKKINILKMLKILVIVWIFNLVGSIFVAYITYQTHTLSDAGITFLSHLAEHKTHTSAYDLILKGILCNVLVCGASLLGYIAKDGISKIFGIWFPIMLFIILGYDHVVANMLYLPLSLMHGVEGVTFLNVSYNFIFVTIGNFIGGGLVIGLTLWYCNKD